The Rhizobium sp. BT03 genome has a window encoding:
- a CDS encoding DUF4345 family protein encodes MEFYFPNEFGEQLAFCSAAFTALAGFIMMFAPGHTFRLLGLQAQEGRPEGYGEGRSMGGFYLGFGLSAIMLAQDWIYMALGASFAMAAFARIISILSDKGSNIVNYLLLVVQIALAALPLLYVFGFTQT; translated from the coding sequence ATGGAGTTTTATTTTCCGAACGAGTTCGGCGAGCAGCTGGCGTTCTGCTCCGCCGCCTTCACGGCGCTCGCCGGCTTCATCATGATGTTTGCGCCCGGCCACACCTTCCGCCTTCTTGGCCTGCAGGCGCAGGAGGGGCGGCCGGAAGGATATGGCGAGGGCCGCTCGATGGGCGGTTTCTATCTCGGCTTCGGCCTCTCGGCGATCATGCTCGCCCAGGACTGGATTTACATGGCGCTCGGCGCATCCTTTGCGATGGCGGCCTTTGCCCGTATCATCTCGATCCTGTCCGATAAGGGGAGTAATATCGTCAACTATTTACTCCTGGTTGTGCAGATCGCCTTAGCGGCGCTGCCGCTGCTTTATGTTTTCGGCTTCACCCAGACGTGA
- a CDS encoding primosomal protein N' has translation MSTDSSDLFGALFEAPPANRTVPVLVPMPAPKPYSYSVPEGMAVEPGSVVQVPLGPRQVIGVVWDGGEDGVDPKKLRPISHVFDCPPLSREMRDFIDWVATYTLSPPGLVARMALRAPNAFEPEPMVEGLKFVGGEPERMTPARTRVLDTASDGLSWTRSGLAHAAGVSTSVVDGLITLGIFETIFLPPPPVVAMPDPEFAAARLEGPQKEAAAEIVCDVRKGEFSVSLIDGVTGSGKTEVYFEAIAETLKRGKQVLILLPEIALTASFLERFQDRFGAKPAEWHSDLAPRMREKVWRQAVTGEVRVVAGARSALFLPFEDLGLIIVDEEHDPAYKQEDRVFYNARDMAVVRGRIGDFPVILVSATPSVESQVNGQSGRYSTVHLPTRFGDAALPDLHLVDMRRHAPERGGFLSPVLIRAIGKTVEKRQQALLFLNRRGYAPLTLCRVCGHRFQCPQCSSWLVEHRFRKQLQCHQCGHAERTPEACPECGTLDHLVACGPGVERIAEEVERHFPQARTIVLSSDIMGGVKRLRLELEAIAKGEADIVIGTQLVAKGHNFPLMTLVGIVDADLGLANGDPRAAERTFQLLSQVTGRAGRTGLKSHGLLQTYQPQHPVMQAIVSGDSDAFYEREITERERAILPPFGRLASIIVSAETRHDAENHARGMRNAAPQVSGISVLGPAEAPLALVRGRHRFRLLVHGRRNSDMQGFLRAMLSQSPKERGSVQVQLDIDPQSFL, from the coding sequence ATGAGCACAGATTCGTCCGATCTCTTTGGCGCGCTTTTCGAGGCACCGCCCGCGAACCGAACGGTTCCCGTGCTGGTGCCGATGCCGGCGCCCAAACCCTATTCCTATTCGGTGCCGGAGGGCATGGCGGTCGAGCCGGGCTCGGTCGTGCAGGTGCCGCTCGGGCCGCGGCAGGTAATCGGCGTCGTCTGGGACGGCGGCGAGGATGGTGTCGACCCGAAGAAGCTCCGGCCGATCAGCCATGTCTTCGACTGCCCGCCGCTGTCCCGGGAGATGCGCGATTTCATCGATTGGGTCGCGACCTATACGCTTTCGCCGCCCGGCCTCGTCGCCCGCATGGCGCTCCGGGCGCCGAACGCCTTCGAGCCGGAACCGATGGTGGAGGGGCTGAAATTCGTCGGCGGCGAACCGGAGCGGATGACGCCGGCGCGCACCCGCGTGCTGGACACGGCCTCCGACGGTCTGTCCTGGACGCGCAGCGGCCTGGCGCATGCGGCGGGGGTCTCGACCAGCGTCGTCGACGGGCTGATCACGCTCGGCATCTTCGAGACGATATTCCTGCCGCCGCCGCCGGTCGTGGCGATGCCGGACCCCGAATTTGCCGCCGCCCGCCTCGAAGGGCCGCAGAAAGAGGCGGCCGCAGAGATCGTCTGCGATGTCCGCAAGGGTGAATTTTCGGTGTCGCTGATCGATGGGGTGACCGGATCGGGCAAGACCGAGGTCTATTTCGAGGCGATCGCCGAGACGCTGAAACGCGGCAAGCAGGTGCTGATCCTGCTGCCGGAGATCGCGCTGACGGCAAGTTTCCTGGAGCGTTTCCAGGATCGCTTCGGGGCAAAACCGGCCGAATGGCATTCCGATCTCGCGCCGCGCATGCGCGAAAAGGTCTGGCGCCAGGCAGTGACCGGCGAGGTCCGCGTCGTCGCCGGCGCCCGCTCGGCGCTGTTCCTGCCCTTCGAGGACCTCGGCCTGATCATCGTCGACGAGGAGCACGATCCGGCCTACAAGCAGGAGGATCGCGTTTTCTACAATGCCCGCGATATGGCGGTGGTGCGCGGCCGGATCGGCGATTTTCCCGTCATTCTGGTGTCGGCGACGCCGTCGGTCGAAAGCCAGGTCAACGGGCAGAGCGGGCGCTACAGCACCGTGCATCTGCCGACGCGTTTCGGCGACGCGGCGCTGCCGGACCTGCATCTGGTCGACATGCGCCGGCACGCGCCGGAGCGCGGCGGCTTCCTCTCGCCGGTGCTGATCCGGGCGATCGGCAAGACGGTGGAGAAGCGCCAGCAGGCGCTGCTCTTTCTCAACCGGCGCGGTTATGCGCCGCTGACGCTCTGCCGGGTCTGTGGCCATCGTTTCCAATGCCCGCAATGTTCGAGCTGGCTGGTCGAGCATCGTTTCCGCAAGCAGCTGCAATGCCATCAATGCGGTCATGCCGAGCGCACGCCGGAGGCATGCCCGGAATGCGGCACGCTCGACCATCTCGTTGCCTGCGGGCCGGGCGTCGAGCGCATCGCCGAGGAGGTGGAGCGGCATTTCCCGCAGGCGCGGACGATCGTTCTCTCCTCCGATATCATGGGCGGGGTGAAGCGGCTGCGGCTGGAACTGGAGGCGATCGCCAAGGGGGAGGCCGATATCGTCATCGGCACCCAGCTCGTCGCCAAGGGCCATAATTTTCCGCTGATGACGCTGGTCGGCATCGTCGACGCCGATCTCGGTCTTGCCAATGGCGACCCGCGCGCCGCCGAGCGCACCTTCCAGCTTTTGTCGCAGGTGACCGGCCGGGCCGGGCGCACCGGTCTGAAGAGCCACGGGCTGCTGCAGACCTATCAGCCGCAGCATCCTGTCATGCAGGCGATCGTCTCGGGCGATTCCGACGCCTTTTATGAGCGCGAGATCACCGAACGCGAACGCGCCATATTGCCGCCCTTCGGCAGACTGGCCTCGATCATCGTTTCGGCCGAAACCCGCCATGATGCCGAAAACCATGCGCGCGGCATGCGCAACGCCGCACCGCAGGTCTCCGGCATTTCGGTGCTCGGCCCGGCCGAAGCCCCGCTCGCATTGGTGCGCGGCCGCCACCGCTTCCGCCTTTTGGTGCATGGCCGGCGCAACTCCGACATGCAGGGGTTTCTGCGGGCTATGCTGTCGCAATCGCCGAAAGAGCGCGGATCGGTGCAGGTGCAGCTCGATATCGACCCGCAGAGCTTTCTCTAA
- a CDS encoding GNAT family N-acetyltransferase — MTVDIRTIRDRLPREVADLESEARQEGHLHISRLIDEWSAGTVRFDHHGERLLGAYVGEALTGIGGLTIESAVSGALRMRRFYIRPEMRGHGIGRLLALNLLNHARDFCSVITVHPGNPGAAKFWEAFGFQPCGPDGDTHCLEIARISAGRDISGASFTL; from the coding sequence ATGACGGTCGATATCCGCACGATCCGCGATCGATTGCCGCGGGAGGTCGCAGACCTCGAAAGCGAGGCCCGACAAGAGGGCCATCTCCATATCTCCCGCCTTATCGACGAATGGTCGGCCGGCACCGTCAGGTTCGACCATCACGGCGAAAGACTGCTCGGCGCCTATGTCGGTGAGGCGCTCACCGGCATCGGAGGCCTAACCATCGAATCCGCTGTATCCGGAGCGTTGCGGATGCGGCGTTTCTACATCCGTCCCGAGATGCGCGGGCACGGCATCGGCCGGCTGCTGGCCCTCAATCTGCTCAATCATGCGCGGGATTTCTGCAGCGTGATCACCGTTCATCCGGGCAATCCCGGCGCGGCCAAATTCTGGGAGGCTTTCGGGTTTCAGCCTTGCGGACCGGACGGCGATACACATTGTCTCGAAATCGCCCGCATTTCCGCCGGTCGGGATATTTCCGGCGCGTCCTTCACGCTTTAA
- a CDS encoding F0F1 ATP synthase subunit delta: MPVADTSQLTSGVAERYASSLFDLALEQGAVDSVTADLDRFQAMLDESADLKRFVASPVFSAEDQLKAIVAISEKAGISGFFANFLKVVARNRRLFALPGMIKAFRIIAANHRGEIAAEVTSAHALSQAQETELKVALKSVTGKDVTISVTVDPSILGGLIVKVGSRQIDTSLRTKLSTLKLALKEVG; encoded by the coding sequence GTGCCAGTGGCAGACACGTCCCAGCTTACATCTGGTGTTGCCGAGCGCTATGCCTCGTCGCTTTTCGATCTGGCGCTCGAGCAGGGCGCCGTCGATAGCGTAACCGCCGATCTTGACCGTTTCCAGGCGATGCTGGATGAGAGCGCCGATCTGAAGCGCTTCGTCGCAAGCCCGGTTTTCTCGGCCGAGGACCAGCTGAAGGCGATCGTCGCCATCAGCGAGAAGGCCGGAATCAGCGGCTTCTTCGCCAATTTCCTGAAGGTCGTGGCGCGCAACCGCCGCCTGTTTGCCCTGCCGGGCATGATCAAGGCCTTCCGCATCATCGCCGCGAACCATCGCGGTGAAATCGCCGCCGAGGTCACCTCGGCGCATGCGCTTTCGCAAGCGCAGGAAACCGAATTGAAGGTGGCACTCAAGAGCGTTACCGGCAAAGACGTGACGATTTCAGTCACGGTTGATCCGTCAATTCTTGGTGGTCTGATCGTCAAGGTCGGGTCTCGCCAGATTGATACGTCTCTTCGTACCAAACTCTCCACTCTTAAGCTCGCATTGAAAGAGGTTGGCTGA